Genomic segment of Eleutherodactylus coqui strain aEleCoq1 chromosome 1, aEleCoq1.hap1, whole genome shotgun sequence:
aaaaaaaaaacacacaccaccAACACCACACAACCACCGCatctgcatgattttttttttcctcccatagAAAAATGGGTGAAATCACCCATAAtacaggacatgctgtgattattctatcttgcagcattgctgtgagaaaaaatgcccatgtaagcacaccaatttaaaaaaaatggacaattACAATTCTCGAGTTTCAGGCGTCTCACAAATCGCACAGAACTCGGTGGTTGTTCTCAGatgtgtgaatatggccttacAGATCAGTTCCACATTCTGGGTTAtagcaaatgggggggggggcttgctcTACGACGTTTATACGCCCTAAGAGCGCATATCAATTATGGTTATGATCTTGGCACAAgcccttaaaaacaaaaaaacaaaaaaaaaccaacaaaaagaaaaaaaccacaCTAATAGAAATATTGACCACTATTCTTCAAATGGTACTGTCGTTCATAGAGTACATGTAGCTTTCCAGTTGCTCTTGAGGCAGCACAGATAAAAAGGTTTTCATTAACGTTACCATATGTAGAAACAGGGTCAATTGCAAATACAATGAGGCATTCCAGACCAGAAAACCGCCGGACACTGTCTACAAGGATAGCATTTCGGGAGATCTCTTCAGCCTCTCTGAACACAATCCGTTCTCTTCTTTTCCTTGCAAGTCTGCTCATTGCCTCATCCAGCTGCTCCCTGTATTCTGTGGCTACTTCATGTGTGCTGCATAACACTGCAATATCACTTTGTGCGTAACCTTCCGAAAGATATCTCACACAGTTTTTAGAGACGTACTTCACAATCTCTGCCCTCGACAAAAACACCTCTGCATAGAACCCTTCTATCTCATGGCAACACTTACTATCTTCCATTACATTATTCAAAAAACTGAACTGAAATTTGGTAGCAAATTCTATCATTTTCTCATGCATTTTGGAATATATTAACTGTGGGTTCCGAACCACCTTTGTTAAGATGTACTTATGCTGCGATCTCCATTCTGGCAAGCCAGTACATTCATTGTGGCATGATTGGAAATAGTCCAGGAAAATCCAAAATACGCCATTAGATTTTATAGTAATGTCTTTTGCTTTCGTGAACCAATTAACTTCCTCTACACGAAAGTTTTGAGCCTCATCCACTATAATGTGCTTAACATTAACTTCTTTCCAAGTTGCAAACTTCACACGAGTCATGGCCTGACAAATGCTGTAAGtcctaaaaatgaaaaaacaaggaTATGTTGAGCACAAGTCATTTAATATTCAGAATGTTAGCATCAGTATCACCTCTATTTGATAAATATAAGAAAATAGAGCACCCATGAGTTAATGGATACACAGTAAAATCTAAAAGATAAGCAaaaggggaaattaaaaaaataataagtctAATAAAAGGCAAGACTTACAATTGGGTCTTCCATTAGGGATAGTCAACTCAGTGGGACCTTTGTTTATCTTAGGGTATTTTTTCCTGTTCAAAAAGTTACTATAGGTAACAATGTACATATAGCAGGGAAATACAGTTACACATTGAGTAAGGATATGTACCTATGGGGAAGTTGCCTTCCTTAAACGGCTGACTTTTTCAATTAAAAATTATATTTAACTttccctatgggaaaaaaaactttaaaaacatgGGAGAGATGAGAGAAGGGATGACAGGGAAAGAGGCTGGGACCCCAATGTGAAAATAAGTCATAATGTCAGACTAGTGGCCGCCTCAGTCACATGGTCATTAGGAGGTAGAGGAGTAATATTAAGGTGTTGCCATGAGGAGTACTAGAAGCCTAGTATATGTATAATAGGCAGAGAATGGGTCAAGGGATCTACGTCATAACTGACCCTCAAGTCAACTATTCTCTAAAATTAGAGGATGCCCTGAAATCAACGGGCTCCATTTTCAGCGCATTGTGTACGCAAAATTTTCATACGCAAATCCATTTGTGTGACACAAGTCTAAGTTTTATAAATTTAGAAAGATCAGCAGCAGAGTCACTTAGGTATAAGACGCTTCATCTTTATTCCATCCTTAAAAGTAAGGgttacaggcagcgacgtttcgaccacgttgtggtctttatcaagcatgcttgataaagaccacaaCGTGGTTGAAACGTCACTGGCTGTAACCCTTACTTTTAAGGATGGAATAAAGATGAAGCGTCTTATACCTAAGCGACTCTGCTGCTGATCTTTCTAAATTTGTGGCTGCTTTGTGAGGAGTGGAGTCCGTCCTCGACCAGCTTTGCAGAGGCCAACTCTCCAAGATTGGGTAGAATTCTAAAGTGCTGCTGACACTCCAGGATCTAGACAAGTCTAAGTTTTATGTCCTTTGGAACAGAAAAGGTTGTGCACCCATGCGCTAGTGGTTGCTGCAGGCAGACAGGTGTTTCCAGTTAGGCAAGTGTATATACATTTCATGGGGGGAATTCTGATTACTTACGGTATATTTACCTCACATAATCTCTTAACGGTTTATTCTCACAAATATAGAGGATGTCAAAAATTGAACAATTATATCTATTTTTTATTCTCTTGATAATCTCCAGGGCAATAACAGTCTTTCCAGTTCCTGGTGGTCCATGCACAAATAAGGTCTCATTAATTAAGTTATTTGACAGCAGCCTATACTGTTCTACAGTAAGAAGGTTGAAGTACTGAACTCCAATCTTGTCACTTAGCAGGTTCCTAAAACTGAGTATAACTATAGATAGTGACTGCAGTAATTCTTTCACAGTATCCAAATCTTCCAGTTTGTAGGTCTCTGGGTACTCCATCACCGGGCCGGAGGAGCTGGATTTGCCATGTtcagcatttagacacaacacaGTAGGAATTACACACAACTTCCCAGTGTAGGCTCCGATATTAACTAATTTTTGCTTCAAGGCAAAGGCTGATTTTTGTGAATAATTAAGCCCATTTTCTGAAACCTCTGCATTGAGGACAGAGTATAGTGTTGGATAGCGGTTAGGTGATAGAAGCAAAATGTCACACACAACATTGGGGTTGCTCTCCAGCTCTAGGTCCACAGCCCAGCTCCTGGATACAATTACCGCCCCAGCGTTTGGCAGTATAGGACTCAGGAGGTCTTCTAAGCCAGGGTACTCCGCTTTAAGATCTTCATACAGTCTATCCGGTTTTATAGTTAAATTATCCCCAATACCtgtgcaataaaaacaaaaataaacacattTCAAGAACTTAACATAAATAACAATGCTGGTATTATGTATTGCTATAGTGCCTAGTTTACTATATTGTGACTAGATAAGTtatagcttaaaaaaaaacaaaaaacaaaacatgactGAGGCTAACTTCATACGAGCGTGCGCGATATGGGCTGTGAAACCCACCCCCATATCACACACCCCATCATGTGAATGCTCcatggatgcgaggcggttttatgtcaaaacagccttgcattactTCGGGGATGCAGCGATCCTCTACCGCGGTGAAGGATCACAGGGtttcgtccattgttttcaatgaaagaAACAGGTGGTgagatgctgccgccagccccgttgcaaacaatgggcactgcaatgcaaGAGCACACACAAGATAGGTCAGGCCGCAATTTGCTCCCTGCatcgcatcgtggtgccatgcaggaaaactttgctcacgtgtatgaccccatttaaaagaatgggggttcatatttctgcaagatttgtcttgcaacacacaaatctcaagcGATCTTCTCGCCTGCGTGAAGGCAGCCCTAAACGTCGTCAGGGCTGCCGAGCTGTTTTAGCAGTGCCTCATTGGAGAAGAGCTAATAATTGAC
This window contains:
- the LOC136576003 gene encoding schlafen family member 9-like — encoded protein: MAQRRPLATIDANTDLPEVRLKFQYDPYLRQEFKYPDNLVYAGKALLGEERRKKMNNENRKRERENISKAVCALLNSGGGIVLIESCDKDFNYIRDRLGLDLEDKLHELVYELSACDYYDFSQKGSYLIIFVKTWGMQKPYPELCTLDTGLHARDFTSRKLLNATRLMNILEKKSQGKGKVARLSTDTEQRILEDLLAKEYLCLGQTMGLAESDHIEFKDYSTEKSTQRIKEVIKQYASAFGNSQGGYFIIGVDDKGTVKGCARGTTSSELECKIKEFLKSLISVHLGDCKSDNDFYTLTIKDVKHENNHFGYVIFLEVKPFCCLGFVENPQSWILDFEPHECLGKCREAKQLTASEWVKIMTNQGPDPSLESQFEILSIEKRPPRAKPVYKKKGLEKLPELRDSLFGSIGDNLTIKPDRLYEDLKAEYPGLEDLLSPILPNAGAVIVSRSWAVDLELESNPNVVCDILLLSPNRYPTLYSVLNAEVSENGLNYSQKSAFALKQKLVNIGAYTGKLCVIPTVLCLNAEHGKSSSSGPVMEYPETYKLEDLDTVKELLQSLSIVILSFRNLLSDKIGVQYFNLLTVEQYRLLSNNLINETLFVHGPPGTGKTVIALEIIKRIKNRYNCSIFDILYICENKPLRDYVRTYSICQAMTRVKFATWKEVNVKHIIVDEAQNFRVEEVNWFTKAKDITIKSNGVFWIFLDYFQSCHNECTGLPEWRSQHKYILTKVVRNPQLIYSKMHEKMIEFATKFQFSFLNNVMEDSKCCHEIEGFYAEVFLSRAEIVKYVSKNCVRYLSEGYAQSDIAVLCSTHEVATEYREQLDEAMSRLARKRRERIVFREAEEISRNAILVDSVRRFSGLECLIVFAIDPVSTYGNVNENLFICAASRATGKLHVLYERQYHLKNSGQYFY